One segment of Nostoc flagelliforme CCNUN1 DNA contains the following:
- a CDS encoding uracil-DNA glycosylase, which yields MSSETQLSLFDDSTLNQRELIPTDAKIAIAPGTYSDMTELAQHCNRCHRCGLGDTRTHAVVGRGNLKAPIMVIGEAPGQNEDETGLPFVGRSGQLLEKILASVNLTTEDDVYIANINKCRPPDNRVPTPVEVTACLPYLLEQIRLVDPKIILLTGATAVKGITGDKRGITKIRGQWLEWEGRLCMPIFHPSYLLRNPSKERGAPKWLMWQDIQAVRAKLDEIKNNS from the coding sequence ATGAGCAGCGAAACCCAACTCAGCCTCTTCGACGACTCAACCCTTAACCAACGAGAACTGATTCCCACAGACGCTAAAATTGCGATCGCTCCGGGAACTTATTCTGACATGACGGAGTTGGCACAGCATTGCAATCGCTGTCACCGTTGTGGATTGGGAGACACTCGGACTCATGCTGTTGTCGGACGCGGCAATCTCAAAGCACCAATTATGGTTATAGGAGAAGCGCCTGGTCAAAATGAGGACGAAACCGGCTTACCATTTGTAGGCAGATCGGGGCAGTTGCTGGAGAAAATCCTAGCATCCGTGAATCTGACTACTGAGGATGATGTATACATTGCCAATATCAATAAATGTCGTCCACCAGATAATAGAGTTCCTACACCTGTAGAAGTGACGGCTTGTTTACCCTACTTACTAGAACAAATTCGTTTAGTTGACCCCAAAATAATCCTGTTAACAGGTGCAACTGCTGTCAAAGGCATCACTGGCGATAAGCGGGGAATTACGAAAATTCGCGGACAGTGGTTGGAATGGGAAGGACGTTTATGTATGCCAATTTTTCATCCTTCCTACTTGCTGCGTAACCCTTCTAAAGAAAGAGGTGCGCCGAAATGGTTGATGTGGCAGGATATCCAGGCAGTGCGTGCCAAGTTAGACGAAATCAAAAACAACAGCTAA
- a CDS encoding phosphoribosyltransferase, producing the protein MSHTPLFADRTHAGELLARVIHDVLTQQTIDSGVKPVPIIYALPRGGVPVAAPIARLLDCPLTIVVAKKISYPENPELAIGAVTTFGNVLWADQKLFRPKDDARWREVALNKAINLAKSLEALLIPACPQVNAENATLILVDDGIATGMTIAVAATALKTLSPAAVWLCTPVAPQTLLPWLEQWGDRTIVLETPEPFWSVSNFYAEFPQVDTLEVLGYLQQQKIIG; encoded by the coding sequence ATGTCACATACCCCGCTTTTCGCCGATCGCACCCATGCGGGTGAGTTATTGGCGCGAGTGATTCATGATGTTTTGACTCAGCAAACTATTGATTCTGGGGTAAAGCCTGTACCAATTATTTATGCTTTGCCAAGAGGGGGTGTACCAGTAGCAGCACCAATAGCACGTCTTTTGGATTGTCCGTTGACAATTGTTGTGGCGAAAAAGATTAGCTATCCAGAAAACCCAGAGTTAGCAATTGGTGCAGTGACTACTTTTGGAAATGTTCTTTGGGCTGATCAAAAGCTATTTCGCCCTAAAGATGATGCGCGGTGGCGGGAAGTAGCTTTAAATAAAGCGATAAACCTTGCTAAGTCTCTTGAGGCTCTATTAATTCCTGCTTGTCCGCAGGTGAATGCAGAGAATGCTACGCTCATCTTAGTTGATGATGGCATTGCTACAGGTATGACAATAGCGGTAGCGGCAACTGCTCTCAAAACCCTTTCTCCAGCAGCAGTTTGGCTATGTACTCCAGTCGCGCCACAAACATTGCTACCCTGGTTAGAACAGTGGGGCGATCGCACAATTGTCTTGGAAACACCCGAACCCTTTTGGAGTGTGAGTAATTTTTATGCGGAATTTCCCCAAGTAGATACATTAGAAGTTCTTGGATATCTCCAGCAACAAAAAATAATAGGGTAA
- a CDS encoding tetratricopeptide repeat protein → MTYLKSVKRNTITHEFDSGSQAEILPIQESDNNLSEASKLLRQGIQQQQTGELIAALKSLQQSLELFQSVGDLQKQAQALSFLGLVTYSAGDYKGAISYSQQCLSLLNKNSDLALQMQALSHVGNAYRHLNDHNKAIEFLEKCLKITQHLQDKRSQVAALNNLGLVYKALGNFTQAIEYQQQSLEIVRELKDNWGEEQVLKNLGNAWYALDNYPKAIAYYEQCVVLARSLKHVRTASQVLKNLGNACYALGDYAKAIKYYEERLQLAREIQDKRSEEQSLGNLGVACEALGDHNKAIKYYEERLLLARSIKDRRSEEEALDRLKAACYALGDYAKAMQYQQGTSSGS, encoded by the coding sequence ATAACATACTTAAAATCAGTGAAGCGTAATACAATTACCCATGAATTTGACTCTGGTTCACAAGCAGAAATACTACCTATACAGGAAAGTGATAACAATTTATCGGAAGCATCCAAACTATTACGGCAAGGAATTCAACAGCAGCAAACTGGTGAATTAATAGCGGCTTTGAAGTCCTTACAACAATCCTTGGAACTGTTTCAGTCCGTTGGGGATTTGCAAAAACAGGCACAGGCACTTTCTTTTTTAGGATTGGTAACTTACAGCGCTGGAGACTACAAAGGTGCTATCTCTTACTCCCAACAGTGTTTGTCTTTGCTGAATAAGAACTCAGATTTAGCATTGCAGATGCAAGCACTTTCCCATGTAGGGAATGCATACCGCCACCTAAATGACCATAACAAGGCTATTGAATTTTTGGAAAAGTGTTTAAAAATAACGCAACACCTGCAAGACAAACGTAGTCAAGTAGCAGCACTGAATAATTTAGGATTGGTGTATAAGGCTTTGGGTAACTTTACGCAGGCAATTGAATATCAGCAGCAAAGCCTAGAAATTGTCCGGGAACTCAAAGATAACTGGGGCGAGGAACAGGTACTCAAAAATTTGGGTAATGCTTGGTATGCTTTGGACAATTACCCAAAAGCGATCGCCTATTATGAGCAGTGTGTAGTGCTAGCACGCTCCCTAAAACATGTTCGCACTGCCTCTCAGGTGCTAAAGAATCTAGGGAATGCTTGTTATGCCTTAGGTGATTATGCTAAAGCCATTAAGTATTATGAAGAACGGTTGCAATTAGCTAGAGAAATTCAAGACAAGCGTAGCGAGGAACAGTCTTTAGGTAATTTAGGAGTTGCTTGTGAAGCTTTGGGTGACCATAACAAAGCAATTAAGTATTATGAAGAACGTTTGCTGTTAGCTAGAAGTATCAAAGATCGGCGCAGTGAAGAAGAAGCTCTTGATCGTTTGAAAGCTGCTTGCTACGCCTTGGGTGATTATGCCAAAGCTATGCAATACCAGCAAGGAACATCTTCAGGTAGTTAA
- a CDS encoding cyanophycinase produces the protein MVESNPKRQLVIIGGAEDKEGDCQILRDFVRRAGGTRAYIVILTAATELPREVGENYIRVFERLGAENARIIDTETREDASSSTALEAINKATGIFFTGGDQARITNILKGTEIDTAIHQRFSEGIVVAGTSAGAAVMPDIMIVEGDSETHPRIETVEMGPGLGFLPGVVIDQHFSQRGRLGRLISALILQPAVLGFGIDENTAMVVTDNQIEVIGEGAVTIVDESEATYNNMGEILKDEPLAICGAKLHILPHGFKFDLKTRQPILNNGSVADMSVAVG, from the coding sequence ATTGTGGAAAGTAATCCTAAACGGCAGCTGGTAATTATTGGGGGAGCTGAAGACAAGGAAGGAGATTGCCAAATTCTGCGGGACTTTGTGCGACGCGCCGGGGGTACGAGGGCGTATATTGTAATTTTGACGGCGGCGACAGAATTACCAAGAGAAGTAGGAGAAAATTATATTAGAGTTTTTGAGCGACTGGGAGCCGAGAATGCTCGCATTATTGATACAGAAACCCGCGAAGATGCATCTTCATCTACCGCATTGGAAGCAATTAATAAAGCAACTGGGATATTTTTTACTGGGGGAGATCAAGCTCGCATCACCAACATCCTTAAGGGTACCGAAATAGATACGGCGATTCATCAACGATTCTCTGAAGGTATAGTTGTCGCAGGCACAAGCGCGGGCGCCGCCGTGATGCCAGACATAATGATTGTGGAAGGCGACTCAGAAACACATCCTCGGATTGAAACTGTTGAAATGGGCCCTGGTCTTGGTTTTCTACCAGGAGTGGTAATTGACCAGCATTTTTCCCAGCGCGGACGCTTGGGACGCTTAATTTCAGCTTTGATACTACAGCCTGCTGTTTTGGGATTCGGTATTGACGAGAATACGGCTATGGTAGTGACAGATAACCAAATCGAAGTTATTGGTGAAGGTGCGGTTACGATTGTTGATGAATCAGAGGCTACATACAACAATATGGGCGAAATTTTGAAGGATGAGCCTTTGGCGATTTGCGGAGCAAAGCTTCATATTTTGCCACATGGCTTCAAATTTGACTTGAAAACCCGCCAGCCTATCCTAAATAATGGCTCTGTGGCAGATATGTCTGTAGCTGTTGGTTGA